ATTTGACTCTATAttgctcgaatacgcaagaatGATAGaggcaaataacgaaatttcaattcTAATGGTTGTTTCGATACGCAAaggaatcaattttttttattgttaacgtTTACTCCGCAATCAGTGAACGCGACCACAATTATTTAACGTTTGTCACAAGTGTCACAACTTCAACTGTCAGCGATCAGCGAGTCAATCAGTCAGTGACGCGcgcgcatccgcatccgcatcgcATTAAAAATACGCAGGTAAAAATACAGCGCGACAAGTTGACTTCGAGTTTGAGCTGTATGACTtcgcatattttatttttacgacCCAGTGTTTCGTTTTTCTTAATAAACAACACACCTGCCCAGTAATCCggttattttactattttaactTAACTTGAGGCATACATTATGTTGTTTAGCcacaaaattaaatcttaataaaTTTAACTGTATCTCGTAGAATTAATTTAGTTTCGAGCATTTATTTCACGGTCCGTTATTGCTTGTATTTATATCGAGAATTTAAAGATTCGACCTTTAACTTTCAGTTGgcataaaaaaatgaagttcgCGCTGTTTTTATACGTGACGCTGTGTGTGCTGAATTTTTACGTAAACGGCAAATGGACTGCACGGGAAGCAGCGAATGAGATTCCTACTCGTAGGCCATATAAATATGGTTCTGATCCACCACCACATACTGAGCTTATTGCTATGGCCAGATATACGCTTCATAATGCAGGTATAATTTACAATATTTCCTCTAGATTGCACTGTAGAAAATTTGAATGCAGCACTGTGCTTTGTGTGTCTATTTAATGTGTGTTGTATCATTATCCTATTTCTGTTTCACATTTAATTTCTTACAATTTAACATTGCCAGTATATATACCCATGGTTTTAATATATTGAAATGATATACTCGAGCaactaaattatttaaataaattcctTTTCAGATTGGGCCTCTATCGCAACTGTATCCGTGTTGCCTGCTATTGAAGGTTTCCCATTCTCGAATGTGAAATCTATTGCTGATGGATACATTAAAAACTCAACTGGCATTCCTTATTTCTACATGTCACCATTAGATTTTACTGCTAAGGATTTATCggtaaactattttttaattgtttaacctttggtatgcttagTAGCAGATATGATCCGTATTCTACTTAAACATGAATTTATCATGATTGCTATATAAATGGCAAATTTTTGAcagaagcatacgaaaggttaaccCTCAACCTCTAGTGGCCCATCATACAAGAAAAAATGGCagtcaaattattataaatgatattagaaaataagattgttttttttttctttgttttgaaaccgaacgaaacaaaacaaaagcaactgtgttccatttaaatttaattgaatgTAATTTGTCTAGTATCTGTGGGACACTACAGGTTAATGTCTTATTGATTTCATTAACAGACTTCCAATTTGTTAGAGTTAATTTATACAGGGTGCCCCCAAGACCATGGTAATCCATTGTGCACTGTTAGTACAGCTCATAAGCTATCAATAGATAAGATAGGGATGTGTAAAATTACCAATTTTTTGTAGTTAGGCTGATgtcgtccggcagactggtaatcagtgggccccttataaCTACTAAAAATAAGTTATCTCACAGAGTTATTCATAATTGTAGTTTCTGAATAACTTTTCCTTAATGACCTTGTTCTGCAACTTGTTTCCTAATTAACCATGTGCCAGGCTTTTTTGTCAGATAAACATTATTGTTAATCACCTAAAATTAGTTTTTCCTTAGTAACATTTCCTGTGGATATTACTAAAACCAGAACAGTATAAGGTAATAACAaggtcataaaaaaaaaacattttaaattaatatttttagaacTATGTACTAAGAATTGATGAACTGGATTTGAGCAGCTATTTCAGTAACTATGAGTTGTTCACTTTTGAGCAAAAAGCTATTTATTGATTTTCACTTTGATTTTTTATGTATCTTGTGTattattaccatttttttatagaaaaacaaCCGTGCAACAGTACTTGTGAGCTTAGAGGAGACAAGATACTGTGAGAGCCAGCAATGGGACCCTGAAGACCCTCGCTGCACCAGACTGATGCTCACGGGTATTATGAAGAAGGTAACCATATTTACACAATCTGAATTTTCATAACACACACCATATGTTGTGTTTTCAAAAGCAAgaactttaaattttattacattaatttaatGCCCATctatactaaaaatatatatttatatttcaaataattGAAATGCTAaggttgaaatattattgtgcATGTATGTGGTCGGTTGGAAAAGGGTTACCAGGGGTactaaactataattatatattattgtagTATTGAAAATTTTTATCGTGACTAAAGCCACGTTTCTTAGACAGTAAGTATCTATACCTCTGCCTTACAAACATAAGTACTATCTGTCTTTTCTCTAGTACTCTAGTAGGTACTAGTTGGTTAATAGAAGACTGTCTCATCGCAATATTATCGGCAGGTCAAGGAGGGCACCCCCGAGTACACTTTCGCGAAAGGCGCGTTGTTTGAGCGGCATCCGGCTATGGCCAACTTCCCTTCTGGTATGTATCATGTATCCCCATCcccactaatattataaatgcgaaagtaactgtctgtctgtactTGTTCACACGTAAACCGCTGAagtgatttagataaaatttggtatggcaATATTTTGAGGCCTGAGAAAGACATAGGATGGTTTTTAtcaatcgtcatcatcatcatcccacgcagacgaagatGCAGGCAGAAGTCCATTATTAgaggaaaaaacaaaactaaattgGCATTCATTTTCGTGGGTTCGCCTAAGTTGTTGCGTTCGTGgacccattaaaaaaaattatatggttAAGGACGTCCGCAATTTGTAACAAAAGTGACCTAATAAATGTAGTATTAGTTGGGTATAATTTGAAATGACACTCCGAGTACGACTAGTTCTTTATTCCTTGACAAGTCAACAGCCAAAAGCCAGTGATCCCAAGTGACCGCTGCTTATATAACTTTACAGAATGGATGACTGGTTTGAATGAATGCTGGAATGATGTCACTTGAAATATCAATCACcttactaattatttaaattacgagttttataaattgaaaatgataattaACGTCATCTGAATTATTTAATTCTGACAACACTAACGGCAAGTGACATCATTCGACATAATAAcaacaaacttaataatatttttcttataactaACACTCGGCTTTTCCTGACATACAAATTACGCCctcgtaattataaaaaaataacaatttgaaCTTATCGTTAAGTGATCTTATTATCAAAAATGTATATGTGGAAGATATTTTCGTCATCATCACTAAAAGGAACTAGTTCACAACGTGATGAAGTGATGATGCCCATAATTAACGCGGAAATAGTTCACGTATGACTGGTTGAAACTGTAAGCGACTAAGAAATGTTTACACAGATTGTTACATAACGTCTCCTGCCCGGCCTTTCCTGACCTGACTTTACGACCTCGTAATGTTATTATGGTTTGATTTTTACGTAATCATTACAGGACACACACAGTTAATGATTACGTAATGGGACACACCCGAATGTGATATATCCAATAGATAATCGAGAATCTGGCTCGACCTATGCCAttagatatatgtattattgaTTTTTACGTAACCATTACAGGACACACACAGTTAATGTTTACGTAATGGGACACACCCGACTATGATATATCCAATAGATAATCGAGAATCTGGCTCGACCTATGCCAttagatatatgtattattgaTTTTTACGTAACCATTACAGGACACACACAGTTAATGTTTACGTAATGGGACACACCCGACTATGATATAACCAATAGATAATCGAGAATCTGGCTCGACCTATGCCAttagatatatgtattattgaTTTTTACGTAACCATTACAGGACACACACAGTTAATGTTTACGTAATGGGACACACCCGACTATGATATAACCAATAGATAATCGAGAATCTGGCTCGACCTATGCCAttagatatatgtattattgaTTTTTACGTAACCATTACAGGACACACACAGTTAATGTTTACGTAATGGGACACACCCGACTATGATATATCCAATAGATAATCGAGAATCTGGCTCGACCTATGCTATTAGatatatgtttattattatttgttttttttttttattaccaacGGACACACCTGGATGGTAACATATACACTGTTGatttaattaatgaatgaaCTGCAAAATACGATACTACTATCATTCTactatgttttattaaattataattactttttaaCCACCTTTCTTCTATAATCCTAATACTGCATGCACATgaacaaatacttatttatatgtCGGAGGGACGGCCTATGGCGGTAGGCGCAGTAACTCGATGTATTGTCGTCACAGCTAATTAGTATGATCTGATCTCTAGAATGGTCCGATCAAGAATGCCCGCGTCAATGTTGGCTAACCTGTTTGACCAGTCTACCAACATAACGACAAAACTGCCACCTCGTACCGAACTCCACCCAAGTCAAACCACTTGACGTTCCAAAGCCTTGTAACTGGCATTTTAGTTCAACAATACGCCAATAAATGGCGTTGCTCTCTTTACAActtgattaatttaattacaactAAGTAGTATGTAGCCAAACattgctaatcgattgtatacagaTGGTATATtgattgtatattgtatacaggcgtctaaaactaTGAACTGTAACGCTGCAATACGTCCTTCTCCTATCATTCTCCCACACGACCGTCCTGTGGTAGACACGGCGGTCCCAGTGTGTATGCATTTGACTCTGAAACAAAACACACAGAAGAGTATCTCATCGTTCAGTCATTACTGACCCACAATTTGGGTCTCACTCAAATTACTTCTATAATCAAACTTTTTATCATCAatctaaaaaaagtttataagtatttaaacaATGCTCATTTCTCTAGTCAAAAGTATTCGTATGAATATAACTGACAACAGATAGTTCATTAAACTAAAACATGATACACAATTACACGTGTTTTTTCTCTTAAACTCTTTGCTTTAGTGACGTTTACATTACTTGGACAATTGGACAAGACGTTCGACTTTCCTTGCTCTActaataattttcataaaaaaaaactgaatttttGAACATCAACTTAAGTACCAAATTAGTGTcaagaggaaaaaaaaattaaacatttgaaTGTTCAagaacctatttttttttaatccactTACTCAagcaatttaaaacaataaattgttttgtttctgCACCGCacagatatatttttattttatttatgttaaaaaaaacattatttcaaGATAAACCTTGACATACACTAATAAACAAACGTGTCAAAGTACAACAAAAGCTACCTATGAGAGTCACGAAATAATTAACTGGTCTACTAAAATGAcaccacacatttttttttatgttccgTTAAAACTGATCttgttcaaaataaatttattaaacaaaGATGTTTGaagaattgtattgtattgtatttatttattgcatttcacaTGTACATTACAGGTTTTAACACAGGCAGGCAGGGTAATTTTGATGAGAAAGAAGACAACAACACTATTGCCACTATGCGACCTTGATCTACTGTCATAAAATATGACGCAATGAGGGTAACGTTTCTCAATTTGCAATAATCTACCTTCATAAAAAATGTAACTGAATGCTACTACGATCAGGCTTTGTTTATCTTTACCTTTAATAGCATCCAATAAGACTTTCACTGATCAAGAAATAACGTCTtgttgtttgttattattttaagagtACTAATTActctcaataaaaatattgccaTTAATTGTTTACAAGGCGCTTCATGAAACTTGcaaagttataataaaaaaaaaagcttacGGACTCTTTGGTCGATTCAAACTTCTAAATCAATTACCCTCGAAATACTTAAATTGTACCGCAAAACTTACGCACCGCGCTCTGAACGACCTACACGATAAGTGATCGCAGTTTCGACCATCACCAACACGTAACGTGCGTCGGATCAactgacaattttattttcgacTATCAACTTCATCTGGCATAGATGCAATAAAAATAGGCGCTTGTGCGTCCAATAGCAACTCATCTTTCagataatttattacaaatttgaTAGTGCCACGACACAGTACCTTCAGTAAAACACCAAAATCAAATTTACAAATTCGTTCATGGAATCATTGTCCTTGCCAGTCAGTCGGCAATTAAATACAGTCAATCTGCTTCATACCTCCCGAAGAGGTTAGAAACTAAACACAGGTTTAACGTACATGCTTTCAGTCCGTCGAAAGCTCcaacaaaaagtaaaataagaaaaacttaATAAGTAGTCGTACTGCCCATGATAAATAGCAGTGAAACAATTCGGATCTCTGGCATTATCAATTTTGTCATCTACaaaattgaaagaaaataaTATCCTAGATTCACTACGAATTTCCTATAAAATGAATGTACGTAACTTAatgaaaaatcatttttatcagtttcattttatgttaaaattaaaaacatcttttttttaaatattatactaaTGCTTTAACCCTTATTTGAATGTGTAACGTTGAaagtatttttgaataataaacatgAAACACTATTTGTAAGTATGAAGTCGCATTTATCTCGTACTCTTATTATATTTCCAAGTGCCATCAGTACCTAAAAAAGATTGCTAGGTATGCTATTATTATCAAACATTaccataataaaatttaaataaactgcaTTTTGACAGAATAAAAGAAAATCTAACTAAACCTATGTTGCCGGACTTTATCGATAATTTCACAGTCTACATTCCATCGATCtccaaaaaaaaagaagtaggAGGTTCTCCACTTGGTTGgaagtttgtattttaaagttaattttgtgttagtttattatttatctactgACCGACTGAAACTGAACATTAATGAACAAAATCACATAAAATCGTTTCCTAATTTTAGCTTTAACAAAAGATTAACTTGCTCAAGAGTTACAAAACAGACGTAAAACATCTCATAATAATCCCAATGAAATAGGAACTGCTCACCAGCTTAACATGTTCAATCCAAAGGTGTTCACCAACTCAAGCACGAAGGCGTCAAACTGCAGTTGCTGTTGCTGCAGCAGAAATTGATGGCGAGATGCACGATGTGGTTTATCATAGCTGGCTGTTACTGAAATCATCATTTGCACGGTATCAGATTTATCATGTATGCAGGTTAGACTTGAAGGTTTGTAAATGTGCTTTAGTAGCGTAGACAAAATATACCAATGGATACGGGAccttattcattttttttttatctcagatgaaaatttaaacttcaatgagtgcgttttattttattctatgaaCAAACACTTAttccaaaacaaataaaacggttaaaaaatataatacgaAAAGCGACAGCTTACATTCTGAGTTATGGTCAACTGTTGTTATGCTTAGCCATTACACTCAAAATAAAATTCACTAATAAACAATTGGAACGATACTTGTCCTTTTATTTCCAATGCTTCAAGCACAGAAGCACTACACAGCTACTTTGGGCGCGAGGAGTGTGTTACAGATGGCTTCTGTAAGTTGTCTCGGCTCGGGCTGCACCACACTGAAATACACCGCGCTCCCTTGTTCAAGTAATTGCTCTGGCCTATGCTCCAACCGATCCAATCGTTCTTTGTTGTTAGATGCCCGTGGTTTTCGAGGCTTTTTAGCAGGTGGAACTGTGACTTCTTCCGCCTCTCCTTCACTATCGAAACTTAGTCGCCGTCTGGACCGTGATCGCTCAAATCTACTACCTACTCATTAGCACTAACTACGTCAATACTAGACACGAAGCGGTAATAACGCGTgagataaatttaaataacgaGCACTTCTGACTTATTAGTTGGGTATAATTTGAAATGACACTCCGAGTACGACTAGTTCTTTATTCCTTGACAAGTCAACAGCCAAAAGCCAGTGATCCCAAGTGACCGCTGCTTATATAACTTTACAGAATGGATGACTGGTTTGAATGAATGCTGGAATGATGTCACTTGAAATATTAATCACcttactaattatttaaattacgagttttataaattgaaaatgataattaACGTCATCTGAATTATTTAATTCTGACAACACTAACGGCAAGTGACATCATTCGACATAATAAcaacaaacttaataatatttttcttataactaacagtaggtatatttattaggtcacttttgttaataattttcGTCTACACAAACTACGTTAAAAAAAAGGAAGCGACATTCAACGCAACAAATGTAAACAAACGTCGTTCCCGAATTTAAGCTGCATTGAgcgaaaattacaaaaatatctataaaatcaGAAGCACTTTATACCTACCAAtcagagaattaaaaaaataagagaaaaaaaagaaaagaggcgtattatatatatgtatgtatagtttgtcaatggactgtctcatttcaaacatagacaaagagtatcatactatctttgtcttactttgtactagcacccaaaagaaaaggatgagtatagttttttttgttcttatttactgccaatttggtttgaccaactatacatatatataaacgtaCGTTTTGGATATATTAAATTCCCAACAATCAACCACACATCAATTTCATTGGAGTAAATTTGTGCGATCATACAGTGTTTGCCTCGCAATACGTAAGTCACCTTCAAAAGTCTATTGACCGCACATCAAATATTGCTGAATTAACTTGTTTGTCCACTTTAAAAGAAAtcagttttattattatgcCGAGACGAGGGATTGCAGAAGAAAAGGTCAAGTTCTAAAAACTCATTTCTTGATTTCATAGGAGGTTAAGGATTCGGTCGACCGGTTAAccttatcctcctaaggcccaaggtcctacctattaCCTCCTCCGTTCGATGAAATTGAAATCCTATACAAGTGGAACAGAGgcgcttttgctttgtttcgttcaattttccaacaacgcaaaatcaactctatttcctacactataggttcaaattagaAAGGTTAGAAATATagataaggaatattttaaaaaccctaACACTTTGCTAAGCCCTTACCGGGTCctagtagttatgtatgtaccaacctagcattaagttgcatgtgtatttgtgtaaactgtatctacttggttgcaaataaagattgaattgaattgaattggaatttcagtggcaaattttggatttttcatttgtatggctgggcctcaATAAGTTaattaccgtaaaatgtgcctacgTTTCTTCCCACTGAGTAATTGTGCTCCAACATTATACAAACTATATCACAACCTTTAAGTGTTACAACATAGTAACGAGGGCCTACTTTATATCGGACATATATATCAAACTATACTTACCTACCAcaatataatacttaattttaaaatttaaatttagaaatttGGAGCAGTTGACACATTTGACGGTAGTTTAATTTTgaaaggacttccggttcgaacgccatcttgatagtagcctcgtgattaattcctttgttttttgctcattaatattgtttaaagtgtaatatcgatagctttattatacaataatctaatgtggtagtgtgcagtgaatggagaattaatctcaaagcgtgtttaaccaccattttggagtcaacggccggtagtccacgtgcttctcgtaaaatccagctatcggttttacgagacaactacaacaaccaccgaacagcgtcgtgctctaagagcatttattttgttcctacccttttacgtgacattggctacgggcaacaccgccctcaagtccatcaagaaaagaaaagaaagaaagaatttTGAAAATGTTAAGTACATTCTAAATTATCTGTTACAGATCATGATTGGTTCGTTGCGAAGTTGAAGATTGCCCAAATAGCAATGGTGGACTACTTTGGAGGTGCCAAATATATCCCTGTTAAGGATTATCTCGCGTACAACTACACACAAATCGCTAACACACCAAGAAATCAAATCCTCAATGTCCAAAGttagaatttaataaaactaagctacagtagtattttaaatattataatgtaacAAAATGTGATATTATGGAAATGAACCTAGAAGGTTATTTTTATAAGgggtttgaaataaaaaaaaattttttaccgttttattttatttaaataagattaTAATTGGAATGATATACTTGTAAATAACGAAATAAAAGCACCATTTGGCATTCACCCGTGTTGGGCAATAAGCCAAGTTtcattaattacctacttatatttatataacaagCCATTAATCCTAAATCACCCACCAAATtgcgtttataattacatataatCTGATTGTTTTTTCCTATTAATCAACGTTCGACATTGTTTTACAACCGAGTAAAAATAACATCAAGTACCTAGCAAAGAAAATAACAAAGTTTAtcttatcataaaaaatattatgcttTTACTCGAGTTTAGGTAACAATCAATAACAACTTGTAAGTTACAAAATTCTTCAAGTCTAAAGCATGTCGCCTACTTAAAATCAAGATATAATTGTTAATACCAGGTACCAACGTAATTTTTAACTTACGAACAAATATATCTTCGCGCCGCCATGCGCACTTTTTTTGGACACGTTTAAGTCAAAGTTGAAAGTGATGGTTTTTAGCCTCTACAAACAATAATCTCATccattaatttaattcaattatttaagtattattttataaacttgtctaaaaattaagattataattttaatgcggTATAATTCAACCTCTAAATCATATTTGATTGCTCTAAAATTGGTAAAAGTAGATAATTTTTGTGCGCGTCAGGCATAAGGTGTAATCGGGTAATTTCAAAATATCTGCTAATTTCTAAAATCGCCTATAATTCCATCATATTAGAGTCCATTTTTGGAATAACCCGACagtgaatttttcacaattacCCGAATAAAAATCCAAAGAAAAGGGAGTATTCATAACTTAATATTTCTGGAACACCTGTATGTATATTATCAATTCCGTAGCAGTTCTGAAAAAGCGCCAATAATGCCTCGGGCAGCATACCTAGGAATTCCTCGGCTCGCATTAATTGACTAactaatttagtttaataaatcttaaaatttCTCGACATCAACAATGCATCGAATCGAGATTCTCCAAGTTTAAACATCATTAACATCATCATTGGCTTTTTTTAAGGCAACAATATACTACACTACGCGATAtactttagcgataagaccgcctgttgtctgcctctatATTTAGTCAATTGTTTTTCTATACctaagctgtatcttttactgaggtgtgccaataaagagtaattctgtctatctatctatctacacatgataaaataagtatatgaAGCTTCTATAATACGTTCGTCGTATGTATTGACATGGATGGCTCATGTCGTGGGTACTAAACGCGTCTagctttaggtacctacttatattacgTCAATGTCTGCATAATAGGCATATTAGGTATCTACTTACGTTCCGCGAGAATTTTAAATAGTTACCACTGATATGATTAAAAGATTGGATGTATttgataaaatagaatagaCTGGTCTTACTTTAAGTGAGATCCTTTGACCGCCACTGTCGGCCTAGTCGAGAAAAGTTACAGTGTAAAAATAACCTTATTACATTCTAATAAAGTTTATTATTGCTTGTCATATAAAATAGTCGTGGCGGTCAAAAGGGTAACACAGTCCCTAAGCGACctcacgctgcgtcttacgtaagcgaacaactcgcgaagcggcgcggcgggcccgcggcgttcgcgttcgcaacgagatcgcccacgtaggacacttctataggtatcaaaggattgattcaccccgcgccgcatcgctttgcgttcgcgtgttgttcgcctacgtagtacgctgcgttataaTAGAAAACCACCGCGATAGTACCTCAGGAACTGCAATGGTTAAGTGCTGTGATATTTTTTCTACCCAAGCTTACAGTAACTGCACCTTGCTGTTGCAGTGCACACACGAGGCTATAGGTCTTGGAGTGCTGCTGCTGCTGTTGTACGCGTGGTGCACCAGCGCGTTTACAGGTTCTTCACTCACCTTCTTTACTTCTAGAGGCATGGCCATTATCTGAAACAAAGTGTAACTAAGATTGTGAACCTATCGGCGCTTAAAGCACACAGCGGTGGAAGGTGGTTCGCCGTATGTCcattaaggacgcagctatgaGTGAAAACGAGAAAGAGATAAGCTGACCGGACCGTCCGCCCGTTTATTAGCACTATTAAGTCGGTAAGTACTATACAGGATTGAGTGCAAAAAGGGCCCTGGGCCTTGTACACATTGATTAGTCTTATAAGTAGGAATCGATTTAGCGACGAAGttataattattcaatttaatttcagAATTAATCAATccaaccccattttacggtacttaatgtattttgtgtttacgtcacacaacacacaccaagtgcaacaaaacaaataataataaataataactcaCATTCTCAGCATGTTTCTCGCCATCCGTTTCAGCCGGTAAATTATCAAGATAGCTGATATCCGGTTTCTCATTAGAACTGCTAACATTCTCTGACAATTTCAGATTGACCAGTGCTAAATCAATTATATTTGAAGAGTGTGGTATTGTAGTGTTCAAGTTAAGATTCCCAATTGGTTGGTTGTATACTTTATTGTTGCCCACATATTCTGAAATGGCGATGTTCTCAAGCCACTTCTCGTGGAGGCTGTAAAGGTTTTTATAGGTGCATAACATCATGTCTCTAGTCCTGCACCTCTCGTCTAGCAATTGCTTTAATGCTTGTTGTAAATTTACGGTTTTTTCG
The sequence above is drawn from the Cydia strobilella chromosome 2, ilCydStro3.1, whole genome shotgun sequence genome and encodes:
- the LOC134751260 gene encoding protein CREG1, with protein sequence MKFALFLYVTLCVLNFYVNGKWTAREAANEIPTRRPYKYGSDPPPHTELIAMARYTLHNADWASIATVSVLPAIEGFPFSNVKSIADGYIKNSTGIPYFYMSPLDFTAKDLSKNNRATVLVSLEETRYCESQQWDPEDPRCTRLMLTGIMKKVKEGTPEYTFAKGALFERHPAMANFPSDHDWFVAKLKIAQIAMVDYFGGAKYIPVKDYLAYNYTQIANTPRNQILNVQS